One part of the Lycium ferocissimum isolate CSIRO_LF1 chromosome 8, AGI_CSIRO_Lferr_CH_V1, whole genome shotgun sequence genome encodes these proteins:
- the LOC132067232 gene encoding two-component response regulator ARR11-like isoform X1, giving the protein MMENSKNSAGFSSPRTDTFPAGLRVLVVDDDPTWLKILEKMLKKCSYEVTTCGLAREALYLLRERKDGFDIVISDVNMPDMDGFKLLEHVGLEMDLPVIMMSVDGETSRVMKGVQHGACDYLLKPIRMKELRNIWQHVLRKKMQEARDIGNHELDQYDEVWMLNGAEILSGKKRKDFENKHDEKEMSDSRCVDSSSMKKARVVWTIELHQKFVKAVNQIGFDKVGPKKILDLMGVPWLTRENVASHLQKYRLYLTRLQKEDEVKGSFCGMKHPDVSCKETSSSLSLQNPVDVCTDVTKDKRGGVSEDKAIVHNGKVKGVVSMPTAEPRSVVEDNFDSQTAGSKIGLNDSFGLINTDVKSATVPTPYCSTGEAPQLPYKQDFPPHFQSENGLSHQPLPVLSHQIAVDRTRATSILNHVPSREERDRHPNTEPKPSFFKSKSEGAGKFSPVESTVNLFQPVSHHQQTNFHTPEQMPSTTWSATSHNVVNVTQSSARNLTLGSGSIVASLGGDMCGASIQGECFPANNGLWNIEQFDYNDPHPISGVPTCLYDTLRFDYEYPIDSLDGIVMDQGLFIV; this is encoded by the exons ATGATGGAGAACAGTAAAAACAGTGctggtttttcttctccaagaacTGACACTTTCCCAGCTGGTTTAAGGGTTCTTGTTGTCGATGATGATCCTACTTGGTTGAAGATTCTTGAAAAGATGCTTAAGAAGTGTTCTTATGAAG TAACGACTTGTGGTCTAGCACGAGAGGCTCTATATCTGCTCCGAGAGAGAAAAGATGGGTTTGACATTGTGATCAGTGATGTTAACATGCCTGACATGGATGGATTTAAGCTTCTGGAACATGTTGGACTTGAGATGGATCTGCCCGTCATAA TGATGTCTGTTGATGGTGAAACAAGCAGGGTGATGAAGGGTGTTCAACACGGTGCATGTGATTATCTCTTAAAGCCTATACGGATGAAAGAACTTAGGAACATATGGCAGCATGTACTCAGAAAAAAGATGCAGGAAGCAAGGGACATTGGAAATCATGAACTGGACCAATATGATGAAGTGTGGATGCTTAATGGAGCTGAAATCCTTTcaggaaagaagagaaaagatttTGAGAATAAGcatgatgaaaaagaaatgtctGATTCAAGATGTGTTGATTCTTCTTCCATGAAGAAAGCCAGAGTAGTTTGGACTATAGAACTTCATCAGAAATTTGTCAAGGCTGTAAACCAGATTGGATTTGACA AAGTTGGTCCCAAGAAGATCCTTGACTTGATGGGTGTCCCATGGTTGACTAGAGAAAATGTTGCTAGCCACTTGCAG AAGTATCGCCTCTACTTGACTAGGTTGCAGAAAGAAGATGAAGTTAAAGGCTCATTTTGTGGGATGAAGCATCCAGATGTTTCTTGTAAAGAAACTTCTTCAAGTCTCAGCCTTCAGAATCCAGTGGATGTGTGCACCGATGTTACAAAAGACAAGCGTGGTGGTGTTTCTGAAGACAAAGCTATTGTTCATAACGGGAAGGTAAAGGGTGTTGTTTCAATGCCAACGGCAGAGCCTAGGTCTGTGGTTGAAGATAACTTTGATTCTCAGACTGCTGGTTCAAAGATAGGCCTCAACGATTCCTTTGGATTGATCAATACTGATGTAAAAAGTGCTACGGTACCCACACCATATTGCTCTACTGGAGAAGCTCCACAACTTCCATACAAGCAAGACTTTCCACCACATTTTCAATCAGAAAATGGGTTAAGTCACCAGCCACTGCCTGTGCTTTCTCATCAAATCGCAGTTGATCGCACACGAGCGACAAGTATTCTCAACCATGTACCTTCTCGTGAAGAGAGGGACAGACATCCAAATACAGAACCTAAACCTTCTTTCTTCAAGAGCAAAAGTGAAGGAGCAGGAAAATTTTCTCCAGTAGAAAGTACTGTTAACTTGTTTCAACCTGTGAGCCATCATCAACAAACAAATTTTCATACTCCCGAGCAAATGCCAAGTACTACATGGAGTGCGACGAGTCACAATGTAGTCAATGTTACGCAATCAAGCGCAAGAAATCTAACTTTGGGAAGTGGATCAATTGTTGCATCTCTAGGCGGGGACATGTGTGGTGCTTCTATTCAAGGGGAATGTTTTCCAGCTAATAATGGTCTTTGGAACATAGAACAATTTGATTACAATGATCCACATCCCATTTCTGGAGTTCCAACATGCTTGTATGATACATTGAGGTTTGATTATGAGTATCCAATTGATTCATTGGATGGTATTGTGATGGACCAAGGTCTGTTCATAGTCTAA
- the LOC132067232 gene encoding two-component response regulator ORR26-like isoform X2 — protein sequence MPDMDGFKLLEHVGLEMDLPVIMMSVDGETSRVMKGVQHGACDYLLKPIRMKELRNIWQHVLRKKMQEARDIGNHELDQYDEVWMLNGAEILSGKKRKDFENKHDEKEMSDSRCVDSSSMKKARVVWTIELHQKFVKAVNQIGFDKVGPKKILDLMGVPWLTRENVASHLQKYRLYLTRLQKEDEVKGSFCGMKHPDVSCKETSSSLSLQNPVDVCTDVTKDKRGGVSEDKAIVHNGKVKGVVSMPTAEPRSVVEDNFDSQTAGSKIGLNDSFGLINTDVKSATVPTPYCSTGEAPQLPYKQDFPPHFQSENGLSHQPLPVLSHQIAVDRTRATSILNHVPSREERDRHPNTEPKPSFFKSKSEGAGKFSPVESTVNLFQPVSHHQQTNFHTPEQMPSTTWSATSHNVVNVTQSSARNLTLGSGSIVASLGGDMCGASIQGECFPANNGLWNIEQFDYNDPHPISGVPTCLYDTLRFDYEYPIDSLDGIVMDQGLFIV from the exons ATGCCTGACATGGATGGATTTAAGCTTCTGGAACATGTTGGACTTGAGATGGATCTGCCCGTCATAA TGATGTCTGTTGATGGTGAAACAAGCAGGGTGATGAAGGGTGTTCAACACGGTGCATGTGATTATCTCTTAAAGCCTATACGGATGAAAGAACTTAGGAACATATGGCAGCATGTACTCAGAAAAAAGATGCAGGAAGCAAGGGACATTGGAAATCATGAACTGGACCAATATGATGAAGTGTGGATGCTTAATGGAGCTGAAATCCTTTcaggaaagaagagaaaagatttTGAGAATAAGcatgatgaaaaagaaatgtctGATTCAAGATGTGTTGATTCTTCTTCCATGAAGAAAGCCAGAGTAGTTTGGACTATAGAACTTCATCAGAAATTTGTCAAGGCTGTAAACCAGATTGGATTTGACA AAGTTGGTCCCAAGAAGATCCTTGACTTGATGGGTGTCCCATGGTTGACTAGAGAAAATGTTGCTAGCCACTTGCAG AAGTATCGCCTCTACTTGACTAGGTTGCAGAAAGAAGATGAAGTTAAAGGCTCATTTTGTGGGATGAAGCATCCAGATGTTTCTTGTAAAGAAACTTCTTCAAGTCTCAGCCTTCAGAATCCAGTGGATGTGTGCACCGATGTTACAAAAGACAAGCGTGGTGGTGTTTCTGAAGACAAAGCTATTGTTCATAACGGGAAGGTAAAGGGTGTTGTTTCAATGCCAACGGCAGAGCCTAGGTCTGTGGTTGAAGATAACTTTGATTCTCAGACTGCTGGTTCAAAGATAGGCCTCAACGATTCCTTTGGATTGATCAATACTGATGTAAAAAGTGCTACGGTACCCACACCATATTGCTCTACTGGAGAAGCTCCACAACTTCCATACAAGCAAGACTTTCCACCACATTTTCAATCAGAAAATGGGTTAAGTCACCAGCCACTGCCTGTGCTTTCTCATCAAATCGCAGTTGATCGCACACGAGCGACAAGTATTCTCAACCATGTACCTTCTCGTGAAGAGAGGGACAGACATCCAAATACAGAACCTAAACCTTCTTTCTTCAAGAGCAAAAGTGAAGGAGCAGGAAAATTTTCTCCAGTAGAAAGTACTGTTAACTTGTTTCAACCTGTGAGCCATCATCAACAAACAAATTTTCATACTCCCGAGCAAATGCCAAGTACTACATGGAGTGCGACGAGTCACAATGTAGTCAATGTTACGCAATCAAGCGCAAGAAATCTAACTTTGGGAAGTGGATCAATTGTTGCATCTCTAGGCGGGGACATGTGTGGTGCTTCTATTCAAGGGGAATGTTTTCCAGCTAATAATGGTCTTTGGAACATAGAACAATTTGATTACAATGATCCACATCCCATTTCTGGAGTTCCAACATGCTTGTATGATACATTGAGGTTTGATTATGAGTATCCAATTGATTCATTGGATGGTATTGTGATGGACCAAGGTCTGTTCATAGTCTAA
- the LOC132066018 gene encoding protein WVD2-like 7, translating to MGESCLVRSFSQPSQERTEGDPLRALTTSVSFGRFMSESLDWEKWSSFTHNRYLEEVEKYAKPGSVAEKKAYFEAQHKRAAAKKAALLLEQQNAAVDKSSDPNLTNQNNDHSTVNSELTGTNSYVGIEETQREEEELKIDDSQRESKSTENGHLNVTNPNLDNCTMRSELPENSSDMGIEEVQGSEEDNTTTFGCYPAHEEINLEIAETENSTEQSYPVENEVKSLDQPENAVVEASDNIAQLKEKTQTKNAAMAGESMLSMKKKPKKPLSLTTSVANKNESSRFKSHVKPATALQPVVTDKFAPTSGKNGKVLIDKKRPNPKSRHMSIKFSSHREEKKKRLSPILEKIVNSRIVRSITKTTRDSKVQQTSTLASVSGLSKRPSETPQREIRRARTDQSCCRSRKEEGESLSHSGNLKSINKHGNVACSPTVFSPFSLRSEERAAKRREFFQKLEQKLNTKEAEKEQRQAKPKEKATSSCKVLISRAKSNPSIHHESESSSDQMKKEKATSSSKVLTPRAKPDTSIHQERESSSIQMKKEKATGSSKVVTSRAKPNASIHQSRAEPNASIHRERESSSNQMKKEKATDSSKVVTSRAKPNGSIHQSRTEPNASVHRERESSSNQLKKMHCSPKFSRKPVSEIQDNKQRQPWRLSGLSGKPEGSKDVKRENSLSNHFPVEGRSDNPKYICESTRENASPNIQV from the exons ATGGGTGAATCTTGCTTGGTACGATCCTTTTCTCAACCTTCTCAAGAACGTACTGAG GGAGACCCTTTACGTGCATTAACAACCTCAGTGTCATTTGGAAGATTTATGTCTGAATCTCTGGACTGGGAGAAGTGGTCCTCATTTACTCACAATCGGTATCTTGAGGAAGTTGAGAAGTATGCAAAGCCTGGTTCAGTTGCTGAGAAGAAAGCTTACTTCGAGGCTCAACATAAAAGAGCAGCTGCTAAAAAAGCTGCCTTGTTGCTAGAGCAGCAAAATGCAGCAGTTGATAAGTCATCTGATCCGAACTTGACAAATCAAAACAATGATCATTCCACAGTGAACTCTGAATTGACGGGGACTAACAGTTATGTGGGTATTGAAGAAACACAACGAGAAGAGGAAGAGTTGAAAATTGATGATTCTCAAAGGGAATCCAAGTCCACTGAGAATGGCCATTTGAATGTGACAAATCCAAACCTTGATAACTGCACAATGCGCTCTGAGTTGCCAGAGAATAGCAGTGATATGGGTATTGAAGAAGTGCAGGGAAGTGAGGAGGATAACACAACTACCTTTGGCTGTTATCCTGCTCATGAAGAAATTAACTTGGAAATTGCTGAGACTGAAAACTCTACCGAACAATCTTATCCAGTAGAGAATGAAGTCAAGTCATTGGATCAGCCGGAAAATGCTGTTGTAGAGGCAAGTGATAATATAGCACAACTAAAGGAGAAGACACAAACAAAG AATGCTGCTATGGCGGGAGAATCAATGCTGTCAATGAAGAAGAAGCCGAAGAAACCATTATCCTTAACGACTAGTGTAGCAAATAAGAATGAATCATCAAGGTTCAAATCTCATGTCAAACCGGCGACAGCTCTGCAACCTGTAGTGACTGATAAATTTGCTCCAACTAGTGGAAAGAATGGAAAAGTTTTGATTGACAAAAAGCGACCAAATCCAAAATCTCGTCACATGTCAATCAAGTTTTCTTCTCAcagagaggaaaaaaagaaaagattgtcTCCGATTCTTGAAAAGATAGTGAATTCAAGAATTGTAAGATCTATCACCAAAACAACTAGAGACAGCAAAGTTCAACAGACTTCAACTCTG GCATCGGTAAGTGGGCTATCAAAGCGTCCTTCTGAAACCCCTCAACGAGAAATTAGAAG GGCTAGAACTGACCAATCATGCTGTAGAAGCAGAAAAGAAGAGGGTGAATCGCTATCACACTCAGG AAACCTCAAATCAATAAACAAGCATGGAAACGTAGCATGTTCCCCTACTGTATTTTCTCCTTTCAGCTTAAGGAGTGAAGAAAGAGCAGCAAAGAGAAGAGAG TTTTTTCAGAAGCTAGAGCAAAAGCTGAACACAAAGGAGGCAGAAAAAGAGCAGCGACAAGCCAAACCAAAG GAGAAAGCCACCAGTAGTTGTAAAGTGCTTATATCAAGAGCTAAATCAAATCCAAGCATTCATCATGAAAGTGAATCATCTAGTGATCAAATGAAGAAG GAGAAAGCGACTAGTAGTTCTAAAGTGCTTACACCAAGAGCTAAACCAGATACAAGCATTCATCAGGAAAGAGAATCATCAAGTATTCAGATGAAGAAG GAGAAAGCCACGGGTAGTTCTAAAGTTGTTACATCAAGAGCTAAACCAAATGCAAGCATTCATCAATCAAGAGCTGAACCAAATGCAAGCATTCATCGTGAACGAGAATCATCAAGTAATCAAATGAAGAAG GAGAAAGCCACGGATAGTTCTAAAGTGGTTACATCAAGAGCTAAACCAAATGGAAGCATTCATCAATCAAGAACTGAACCAAATGCAAGTGTTCATCGTGAAAGAGAATCATCAAGTAATCAATTGAAGAAG ATGCATTGTTCACCTAAATTCAGTAGGAAGCCAGTGTCAGAAATCCAAGACAACAAACAGCGACAACCTTGGAGGCTTTCAGGGCTTTCAGGGAAGCCTGAGGGATCGAAAGATGTTAAAAGGGAAAACAGCCTTTCAAACCATTTCCCAGTGGAAGGTAGATCCGACAACCCCAAATATATCTGTGAGAGTACGCGGGAAAATGCTTCTCCAAATATCCAAGTTTAA